One window of the Eucalyptus grandis isolate ANBG69807.140 chromosome 6, ASM1654582v1, whole genome shotgun sequence genome contains the following:
- the LOC104415335 gene encoding 30S ribosomal protein S9, chloroplastic, giving the protein MALSVSSLASSLSSLSFSSQVSPKPNALALPRPKPLSVSLPSRASPLAVSASAAAAPAAAPSEPEAADLRKYVKSRLPGGFAAQSIFGTGRRKCAIARVVLQEGTGKVVINYRDAKEYLQGNPLWLQYVKVPLVTLGYENSYDVFVKAHGGGLSGQAQAISLGIARALLKVSEDHRSPLREEGLLTRDSRVVERKKVGLKKARKAPQFSKR; this is encoded by the exons ATGGCGCTGTCCGTGTCCTCCCTcgcctcctccctctcctccctctccttctcctcccaAGTCTCTCCCAAGCCCAACGCCCTCGCCCTCCCTCGCCCCAAGCCCCTCTCCGTCTCGCTCCCCTCCAGAGCCTCCCCTCTCGCCGtatccgcctccgccgccgccgcccccgccgccgctcCGTCGGAGCCCGAGGCCGCGGACCTCCGGAAGTACGTCAAGTCGCGGCTCCCCGGCGGGTTCGCCGCCCAGTCGATCTTCGGCACCGGCCGCCGGAAATGCGCCATCGCTCGGGTAGTTCTGCAGGAAGGCACCGGCAAGGTCGTCATCAATTATCGGGACGCGAAG GAGTACCTTCAGGGCAACCCATTGTGGCTTCAGTATGTCAAAGTACCATTGGTGACACTGGGTTATGAAAACAGTTATGACGTGTTCGTTAAAGCTCATGGTGGTGGACTCTCTGGTCAGGCTCAAGCGATCTCCTTGGGCATTGCTCGTGCATTGCTGAAGGTGAGTGAAGACCACCGATCACCTTTGAGAGAGGAAGGACTTTTGACTAGGGACTCGAGAGTAGTTGAAAGGAAGAAAGTCGGTCTCAAGAAAGCTCGTAAAGCTCCTCAATTTTCCAAGCGCTga
- the LOC104415425 gene encoding protein DETOXIFICATION 33, which yields MALESPLLTGNNHSNGVEGGAHGGAKGVTAAKEFGGESKRLWKLAGPAIFTALSQYSLGALTQTFAGQVSEIDLAAVSVENSVIAGLAFGVMLGMGSALETLCGQAYGAGEIRMLGVYMQRSWVILLTTACILVPLYVWSPPILELIGETTEISEAAGKFALWMLPQLFAYALNFPIQKFLQAQRKVMVMAWISAIVLVIHAVASWLFILKLGYGLVGAAITLNTSWWLIIIGQLLYIFITKSDGAWGGFSWLAFSNLWGFVKLSLASAVMLCLEFWYLMILVVITGRLPNPLIPVDAISICMNIQGWDAMIALGFNAAISVRVSNELGGGNAKAAKFAVWVVSVTSVSIGVVCMAVVFATRDVFPYLFTSSDEVAVETTKLATLLAITVLLNSLQPVLSGVAVGAGWQWIVAYINIGCYYIVGLPAGILLGFTFGFGVEGIWSGMIGGICLQTIILIILTSITNWNKEAEEAETRVKKWGGGSNEEH from the exons ATGGCGTTGGAGAGCCCGCTCCTGACGGGCAACAACCACAGCAATGGAGTGGAAGGAGGAGCCCACGGCGGCGCCAAGGGGGTGACCGCGGCGAAGGAGTTCGGGGGCGAGTCGAAGCGGCTCTGGAAGCTGGCGGGTCCCGCCATCTTCACCGCCCTCTCCCAGTACTCCCTCGGCGCCCTCACCCAGACCTTTGCCGGACAAGTCAGCGAGATCGACCTCGCCGCCGTCTCCGTCGAGAACTCCGTCATCGCGGGCCTCGCCTTCGGCGTCATG TTGGGAATGGGAAGTGCACTGGAGACACTGTGTGGGCAAGCATATGGTGCGGGCGAGATCAGGATGTTGGGGGTGTATATGCAGAGATCATGGGTCATCTTGTTGACCACGGCCTGCATTCTGGTTCCTCTCTACGTGTGGTCTCCTCCCATCCTGGAGCTCATTGGAGAGACCACTGAAATCTCTGAAGCTGCTG GTAAATTTGCTCTGTGGATGCTTCCGCAGTTGTTTGCATATGCGCTGAATTTTCCAATCCAGAAATTCTTACAAGCGCAACGGAAGGTCATGGTGATGGCTTGGATCTCAGCCATAGTACTGGTGATACACGCGGTAGCCAGCTGGCTGTTCATACTTAAGCTTGGATATGGCTTGGTCGGAGCAGCAATAACCCTGAACACATCATGGTGGCTCATCATTATTGGCCAACTGCTGTATATTTTCATCACCAAATCAGATGGCGCTTGGGGTGGATTCTCATGGCTGGCGTTCTCCAACTTATGGGGCTTTGTCAAGCTTTCTCTGGCCTCTGCCGTGATGTTGTG CTTGGAGTTTTGGTACTTGATGATCCTGGTGGTGATTACAGGACGTTTGCCAAATCCCCTAATCCCAGTCGATGCCATTTCTATTTG CATGAACATTCAAGGATGGGATGCCATGATTGCACTTGGATTCAACGCTGCAATTAG TGTGAGAGTGTCAAATGAGCTTGGAGGCGGCAATGCCAAAGCAGCGAAATTTGCTGTATGGGTGGTTTCCGTCACCTCTGTGTCCATTGGGGTGGTGTGCATGGCCGTGGTGTTTGCAACAAGAGATGTTTTCCCTTACCTATTCACAAGTAGTGATGAGGTTGCTGTTGAAACCACGAAGCTGGCCACCTTGCTTGCTATCACAGTTCTCCTAAACAGTCTCCAACCCGTCTTGTCTG GTGTCGCTGTTGGAGCGGGATGGCAATGGATTGTTGCATACATCAACATCGGGTGCTACTATATTGTTGGATTGCCTGCTGGCATACTCCTCGGTTTCACATTTGGTTTCGGAGTTGAG GGTATCTGGTCAGGTATGATTGGAGGCATTTGTTTACAAACCATAATCCTCATAATTCTCACTTCAATAACCAACTGGAACAAAGAG GCTGAGGAGGCAGAAACTCGTGTGAAGAAATGGGGAGGAGGATCTAATGAAGAGCATTGA